The Actinomycetes bacterium nucleotide sequence GCGACTGACCGCCTCGGGTCTCGGCGTGCTGCTGGTGCTGTGGCTTGTCCCATCGGGCGTGGCCGGCATCGCAGCGAGGGTTCGCGACCGGCTCGTGCGCCCCCTCGCGGCGCGCCATGGCATGGACCTCGAGGGTCGGCCGGTGGGGCCGGCCAAGCCAGTCGAGGCAAGCCCCAAGGACCGGCCGCCTGAGCCACCGGACACACCGGCACCGCCGGGCCCGGCGACGCCACCACCGTTCGACCCTGCGCGCATCCAGACCGTCGGGGCGCCAACCGCCGCTGGCGCGGAAGCGACGGTTCCCGCAGTGGCGACACCCACCGGGGCGGCGGCCAACGGCAACGGTCATCACATGGCCGCGGCGCCCCTGCTCCAGGGGTCACAACTCCGCAGCGACCCTCCGGCCGCCCTGCTGGCCGCGAGTGGAGTTGACGTGTCCTATGGCCAGTTGCAGATCCTGTTCGACGTCGCCCTCGACGTCGCCGACGGAGAGATCGTGGCCCTTCTCGGCACCAACGGGGCAGGCAAGTCCACGATCCTCAAGGCCATCTGCGGCCTCGCTCCGCACAACGGCAAGGTCCGCATCGGCGACGTCGACCTGTCCAACAAGTCCGCCGAGCAGATCGTGCGCGATGGCGTCGCACTGATGCCGGGCGGCAAGGCGATCTTCCCGACCATGTCGGTCGACGACCATCTCCGCCTGTCCACCTGGACGTTCCGCAAGGACTCCCAGCGGATCGAGGACTCACTCGAGGACGTCCACCGCCTCTTTCCCGTGTTGTCGCGCCGGGGCAGCCAGCTGGCGGGCGACCTGTCGGGAGGTGAGCAGCAGCAGCTGGCCATGGCGATGACCCTCATGCTCCGTCCCCGGGTCATGCTCATCGACGAGTTGTCACTCGGGCTCTCCCCGATGATCGTGGCCGCGCTGTGCGACGTGGTGCGGATGATGCGCGACAACCGCATCACGATCGTTGTGGTGGAGCAGTCCATCAACGTTGCGCTCACGCTCGCCGAGCGGGCCGTGTTCATGGAGAAGGGCACGGTGCGTTTCGAGGGTCCCACCCGCGAGTTGCTGGAGCGTCCCGACCTCCTGCGTTCGGTGTTCATCGAGGGTGCCGGAGGTTCGTCCGATGACTCCGACGACGATGATGAGGGAGTGAGGGCGATCACGTCGATCGACCTCACACGCCTCGAGGCTGCGCCCCACGACGACATCCCCGTCGAGGAGCGCGATCCGATCCTGGTGTGCTCCGACCTCACGAAGCGTTTCGGTGGAGTCAATGCCCTCAGCCATGTCGACCTGGAGGTGAGACCCGGCGAGATCGTCGGACTGATCGGTCAGAACGGTGCCGGCAAGACGACACTCATGGACTGCATCTCCGGGTTCCACAGCGTGGATTCCGGCAGGGTGTTGTTCCGCGACACCGACATCACCGACTGGGCTCCCAACGAGCGGGCCCGTGGTCGGCTCGGACGTTCGTTCCAGGAGGCGAGGCTGTTCCCATCGCTCACCACCAGTGAGGTGATCGCGGTGGCGTGCGAAAGGACTGTGCTCAACCGCTCGCTGGTGGCCGACGCCACCCGCCAGCCCGCGTCGTACGTGGCCGAGGAGAAGACCCTCGAGAAGGTCAGGGGTCTGGTCGACATGCTCGGTCTCGACCCGTACGCGAACACGCCGGTGGCGGCGCTTTCCACGGGCACCCGGCGCATCGTGGAACTCGCCTGCCTGCTGGCCGAGGAACCGATGCTCATGTGCCTGGATGAGCCCTCCGCAGGCGTGGCCCAGAAGGAGACGGAGGCACTGGGCCCGCTGCTGCGCCAGATCTGTGAGCACACCGGTGCCGGGATGCTCGTGATCGAACACGACATGCCGTTGCTCGCCGGGCTTTGTGACCGGCTCGTGGCGATGGAGCTCGGCGAGATCCTGGTGCAGGGCCCCCCTTCGGAGGTGCTGGACCATCCTGCTGTGATCGCTGCCTACCTCGGCACTGATGCAGCCGCGATCAACCGCTCGGGAGCAACGGTGTCCTGAGCGGTCGGGTCGTGCTCCTGATCGGCTGCCGCGGGAACACGCAGAAGGCCCACCCGAAAGGGTGGGCCTTCTGTCGTTGGTGGAGGCGATGGGAGTCGAACCCACGACCTCCTCGATGCGACCGAGGCGCTCTAGCCAGCTGAGCTACGCCCCCAACGGACTGCCCATGTTATGCGTTCGCGCTGCCCCGCCCGGAATCGGTTCGGGGCACTCCTCGGCTCGAGCCGGCTCAGCCCTTGCGGCGGCGTCGGCGCCACTGTGGGGTGGCGCGCGCCTCCACTTCCTTCGCCCCGGCGAGGTCGAAACTGAACCGGCCGGCGTCGAAGCGCAACCGGGCGACCGGAACCCCTCCGACCGCCCTGTCGGTCACGATGACGACGTCGTTGCCGTTGGCGCGCACCTGCTCCACAACAGCGCAGACCCAGCCGTCAGGCCCGTCCACGGTGCCGGCGGGCGCACACACGATGTCGCGGCTCACGATGTCGCGCTCGAAGGCGTCCTGCTCGGAATCGGGGAGGGCCCACTTGATGGAGGCGTCCGCGACGACTGCAACCTGCACGTCGGGATGCTGGCGCACCAGGTCTGCGCGGGCCCGGTGCAGCTGCTCGAGCGAGGGTGACTGTCGGCGCCAGCCCGCGACCGTATCGGCATCGAGCAGCACCACGAGTCTCTTGCTGTCTGTCATGGCGGCGAACTCTGCTCAGACCGGGGCCGGTTCCAGCGGTGCCGCTTCCGCTCCGGGTGGCTGTGAGAGTCCGAGTTCGTCACGGCGTGCATACGCCCAACCGGGTCCCCGCACCACGAACCCGATCCGGTCGTCCCAGTTGTCGGACCTGGCGACGTCGCTGACGATGTCGACGTACTCGTGGGTGGCGACCCGCAGCGGGTTGAACGTGTCGATGTTCTTGGTGAGCCCGTAGCGCACCGGCTCGTCCTCGGGCTCGAATGTGCCGAACAGCTTGTCCCAGATGATGAGGATGCTGCCGTGGTTGCGGTCGAGGTACTGGCGATTCGCGCCGTGGTGCACCCGGTGGTGCGACGGCGTGTTGAGGACCTTCTCGAGCGGGCCGAGGGTGCGGATCACCTCGGTGTGGATCCAGTACTGGTAGATGAGATTGACCCCGCGGGCCTGTTCGATGAGGTCCGGCCTGATGCCGAGCAGGGCCATCAATCCGTACGGAACGAATGTGCCGAGTGCATCAGCCACCGGCTGGCGCAGCGCCGTGGACAGGTTGTAGTGCTCCGAGGAGTGGTGCACCACGTGAATCGCCCACAGGTAGCGTGCCTCGTGCTGAATGCGGTGGTTCCAGTAGTAGATGGCGTCCCAGGCGAAGACTGCGGCGAGGGCGGCTGCCGGGCCTGATCCCCAA carries:
- a CDS encoding ATP-binding cassette domain-containing protein, whose product is MNTVPPGGTPVAPTDPPQPASDPDELVDGGWVWLPSGAARWAAATAVVLAAAWLTASLVLPRGLPPGIVLLGLVYGSTTGLTAVGLILVWRANRVINFANIAIAGLAGTAVVRAFLQWDFPWWLALVAAPLAGLGVGALAEVTVIRRFANAPKLVLTVATIGLAQLLGGLELVMAETLYPDVPLIVTPFETPLSSWQFNLGPVKLSGNDMLPLLVVPVIVGALAWFMQRTLAGQAVRAAAENTDRARLLGIPVRRLVTLVWALAGLLAAATLVLRAPALGISPSAAMGPTILLPALAAAIVARMESMPVAFAAAMVIGVIERTVSWNSETPSFNTVVVLALILGALLFQRRGASRAFDSDGGWKEAELIAKLHPRIAKLSLVRLAKAGLLVLVVAAAVLVPLLLQPGASFTASIMAVWAIVGVSLVVLTGWGGQISLGQFGIVGAAAMVGGNLISHWNTDLFVMLAGATTAGVLVALLIGLPALRIQGPFLAVVTLAFAVMLDEFVLNPTVFPAIVPDSIARPVLFERIDLGSERAMLYFSLAVLAFAVVLTLGVRKSRSGRLLLASRDNLKAAEAASVHSIWIRLSAFMFAGALAGLAGGLHMLVNNGARAGSYTPAMSVDVFALTTIGGLGSVPGAVFGAGGGRGLQDASDILRLTASGLGVLLVLWLVPSGVAGIAARVRDRLVRPLAARHGMDLEGRPVGPAKPVEASPKDRPPEPPDTPAPPGPATPPPFDPARIQTVGAPTAAGAEATVPAVATPTGAAANGNGHHMAAAPLLQGSQLRSDPPAALLAASGVDVSYGQLQILFDVALDVADGEIVALLGTNGAGKSTILKAICGLAPHNGKVRIGDVDLSNKSAEQIVRDGVALMPGGKAIFPTMSVDDHLRLSTWTFRKDSQRIEDSLEDVHRLFPVLSRRGSQLAGDLSGGEQQQLAMAMTLMLRPRVMLIDELSLGLSPMIVAALCDVVRMMRDNRITIVVVEQSINVALTLAERAVFMEKGTVRFEGPTRELLERPDLLRSVFIEGAGGSSDDSDDDDEGVRAITSIDLTRLEAAPHDDIPVEERDPILVCSDLTKRFGGVNALSHVDLEVRPGEIVGLIGQNGAGKTTLMDCISGFHSVDSGRVLFRDTDITDWAPNERARGRLGRSFQEARLFPSLTTSEVIAVACERTVLNRSLVADATRQPASYVAEEKTLEKVRGLVDMLGLDPYANTPVAALSTGTRRIVELACLLAEEPMLMCLDEPSAGVAQKETEALGPLLRQICEHTGAGMLVIEHDMPLLAGLCDRLVAMELGEILVQGPPSEVLDHPAVIAAYLGTDAAAINRSGATVS
- a CDS encoding sterol desaturase family protein — translated: MGAEAAWWRKRREDGGAAPGDYERNDTIASLAMGLGSLVVPLATRPPMRNFDIAGGRWRKVALGVAAGAALTAAAADAVARATDVEPGELPTSSTEAAESAEPEGHAEPGPSRERRRDRVRRLARRVGGSAAMAAIASAGAVVAGTWANRTMAHKAFERRLLPDWGSGPAAALAAVFAWDAIYYWNHRIQHEARYLWAIHVVHHSSEHYNLSTALRQPVADALGTFVPYGLMALLGIRPDLIEQARGVNLIYQYWIHTEVIRTLGPLEKVLNTPSHHRVHHGANRQYLDRNHGSILIIWDKLFGTFEPEDEPVRYGLTKNIDTFNPLRVATHEYVDIVSDVARSDNWDDRIGFVVRGPGWAYARRDELGLSQPPGAEAAPLEPAPV